In Trichoderma atroviride chromosome 2, complete sequence, one DNA window encodes the following:
- a CDS encoding uncharacterized protein (TransMembrane:2 (i72-104o124-149i)), with product MSRIQIPLDLITSRLNLGERFQGLRAGPLSGRFSNLRPISEFFDFKRLSKPANFGEVQSRVNYNLSHFSSNYAVVFVMLSLYALLTNWLLMFDIILVVFGMWFIGKLDGRDLEIGSFKATSSQLYTGLLVVSIPLGLIASPFSTLLWLIGASGTAIIGHASFMDKPIDEAFSGEAV from the exons ATGTCTCGCATTCAGATCCCTCTCGACCTCATCACGTCCCGCCTCAACCTTGGAGAGCGCTTCCAGGGATTGCGCGCGGGACCTCTGAGCGGTCGCTTCTCTAACCTGAGGCCAATCTCCGAGTTTTTCGACTTCAAGCGCCTGTCCAAGCCCGCCAACTTTGGTGAGGTGCAGTCGCGTGTCAACTACAACCTGAGCCACTTCTCCAGCAACTATGCCGTGGTTTTTGTCATGCTCAGCCTGTACGCCCTGCTGACCAACTGGCTACTGATGTTCGACATCATCCTGGTCGTCTTTGGCATGTGGTTCATTGGCAAATTGGATGGAAGAGATTTGGAAATCGGCAGCTTCAAGGCTACTTCGTCGCAGCTCTACACTGGACTCCTCGTTGTCAGCATTCCCCTTGGACTGATTGCCTCTCCCTTCTCTACCCTGCTCTGGTTAATAGGTGCATCTGGAACAGCAATTATT GGTCACGCAAGCTTTATGGACAAGCCCATCGATGAGGCTTTTTCCGGGGAGGCGGTCTAA
- a CDS encoding uncharacterized protein (EggNog:ENOG41), with protein sequence MEHFSKTSYLIPILQSQDYEVVPFWGRIRKSSGEDFFFSETLATESTIPYCLMLKKATLPTLVETSEVNPAIHSKSQSVHSYENTPPHLITLFELSSPGVCSHPSTAHGGLLSTIFDEAMAHTLAVHFSTDPEKIDDVRRTLLTSKLEVGFKRPVRTPGLLIVKSWCVAYNGRKHWMRAQAVQIEPVEGQAQGREEVKLEASGLWIKTSSKL encoded by the coding sequence ATGGAGCACTTTTCCAAAACGTCGTATCTTATCCCAATATTGCAGTCGCAAGACTATGAGGTTGTCCCATTTTGGGGGCGAATCCGCAAGTCCAGCGGCGaagacttcttcttttctgagACTCTCGCAACAGAGTCGACGATACCATACTGCTTGATGCTAAAGAAAGCAACTCTTCCGACATTGGTAGAGACATCAGAAGTCAATCCTGCCATACATTCAAAGAGCCAGTCTGTTCACTCTTACGAGAATACGCCTCCGCATTTAATCACCTTGTTTGAATTATCCAGCCCGGGTGTCTGCTCGCATCCGTCCACAGCCCATGGCGGGCTTTTGTCAACTATTTTTGACGAAGCCATGGCCCATACGCTGGCTGTGCACTTCTCAACTGATCCAGAAAAGATCGACGACGTAAGGAGAACTCTATTGACGTCGAAACTCGAAGTGGGATTCAAACGTCCAGTCCGGACTCCAGGGTTGTTGATAGTTAAATCATGGTGTGTAGCATACAATGGACGGAAGCATTGGATGAGGGCACAAGCTGTTCAAATAGAACCTGTCGAGGGCCAAGCACAGGGACGAGAAGAAGTCAAGTTGGAGGCGTCTGGGTTGTGGATAAAGACGAGTTCTAAATTATAA
- a CDS encoding uncharacterized protein (TransMembrane:2 (i161-178o184-203i)), whose product MSAFSKNTSLKLLEARQNRLQSWPRECSCNGALRRWPQPPWVVLLFSPAVAFAEAPKRKPIYDEAEHYSPLPSAPSPPAILPSQPIQDNSSSNEDEQPSWTPTPTDRLAVQVGRARLFLYSVAVAAENKVNQTVDSAFDLEQSFTRTIASLAPPRESGEKLMPGAIYVLVAAMAGSILTRNRNVVLRATMPFALGVGAGWTVLPITMRNVSDLAWKYEQKFPAVAESHVKLREGIQKTISFAKVHREVGVQYVDDKVTDVREALENWVKQGK is encoded by the exons ATGAGCGCCTTTTCCAAAAATACGTCGTTGAAACTTCTCGAAGCTCGCCAGAACCGCCTGCAATCATGGCCGCGAGAGTGCTCCTGCAACGG CGCTTTGCGCCGCTGGCCGCAGCCGCCCTGGGTGGtattgcttttttctccagCGGTCGCCTTTGCTGAGGCTCCCAAG AGAAAACCCATCTACGATGAAGCCGAGCACTACTCCCCGCTGCCCTCAGCACCATCACCGCCGGCGATTCTCCCGAGCCAGCCCATCCAggacaacagcagcagcaacgagGACGAGCAGCCGTCCTGGACCCCGACCCCGACCGACCGCCTAGCCGTCCAGGTCGGCCGCGCACGCCTGTTCCTCTACagcgtcgccgtcgccgccgagAATAAGGTCAACCAGACCGTCGACTCAGCCTTTGACCTCGAGCAGTCCTTCACCCGCACAATCGCCTCCCTGGCGCCCCCGCGCGAGAGcggcgagaagctcatgCCCGGCGCCATCTAcgtcctcgtcgccgccatggccggcaGCATCCTCACCCGCAACCGCAACGTCGTGCTTCGCGCCACCATGCCCTTTGCCCTGGGCGTCGGCGCCGGCTGGACCGTGCTGCCCATCACGATGAGGAACGTCTCCGACCTGGCGTGGAAGTACGAGCAGAAATTCCCCGCCGTGGCCGAGTCTCACGTCAAGCTGCGCGAGGGTATCCAAAAGACCATTTCGTTTGCCAAGGTCCACAGGGAGGTGGGTGTACAGTACGTTGACGACAAGGTCACTGACGTGCGGGAGGCGTTGGAGAACTGGGTTAAGCAGgggaaataa
- a CDS encoding uncharacterized protein (MEROPS:MER0001156), translated as MLSSRGSRLWVCTRCSRRVIKGNQSLNQIRWESSTATATATATPSTDAAKLPFDHFTSSRHDDAVLRELFDAPSGRTFASFSLKKSQGLFKNRYLTSPDGFLAFAQKNLERATKIVHRVLSASSAREYQTLVRDLDRLSDLLCRVLDMADFVRMTHPDVRFQQAAADAWSMVYQYMNQLNTMTGLSDQLGEAMSRPEVTSTWSEEEKQVAELLKLDFMKSAVNLPKAARDKFVELSSHISDVGSAFVQGMEPERKAVTLPSHRFYGLYPGLAASLKTRSNISIPTTGSEAAAALQSVYDEETRKEIYLAQRRASGRTIKLLETMLKLRAELANLAGFQSHGHMALKDRMMAKSPASVMEFLLALRDHNAPIIQHELSELTQKKRERLAMQDATLQAWDRDFYMEQIRAEMRSRVRFDDHLTAYFSVGTVIQGLSRLFDRLYGIRLVPRETLPGETWHPDVKRLDVVSDNGGQVAVLYCDLFYRPQKSPNPAHFTVRCSREILPDEVEEAGLDLSSPNTPAFESAEQAANDGMEISTHDGTLKQLPTIALVCDFPKNDNAKEPAFLSFYSVETLFHEMGHAIHSILARTSFQNVSGTRCATDFAELPSTLMEHFAADRTVLSLFARHWKTDKPLPYDLVAERIRVSKRFEGIDTEHQILLAMVDQAYHSPEVTSSSSFDSTAAFHDIQHRFAHGPRDPPRDPLAGLLRPPAQLRQHLLQLPL; from the coding sequence ATGCTTAGCTCCAGAGGTTCCCGCCTCTGGGTCTGCACCCGATGCTCTCGTCGCGTGATCAAAGGAAACCAGAGCCTCAACCAGATCCGATGGGAATCAAGCACTGCCACTGCGACTGCCACTGCGACACCTTCAACAGACGCTGCGAAGCTCCCATTCGACCACTTCACAAGCTCTCGACACGACGATGCGGTCCTGCGCGAGCTGTTCGACGCCCCATCCGGGCGAACCTTTGCCAGCTTCAgcctgaagaagagccaaGGCCTGTTCAAGAACCGCTACCTGACCAGCCCCGATGGATTCCTCGCCTTTGCGCAGAAGAACCTGGAGAGAGCGACCAAGATTGTCCACCGTGTGCtctcggcctcgtcggccCGCGAGTACCAGACCCTCGTCCGCGATCTCGACCGGCTGAGCGATTTGCTATGCCGAGTCCTCGACATGGCCGACTTCGTCCGCATGACGCATCCCGACGTGCGCTTCCAGCAGGCTGCGGCAGATGCCTGGTCAATGGTGTACCAGTACATGAACCAGCTCAACACCATGACGGGACTGAGCGACCAGCTAGGAGAGGCCATGTCCCGGCCCGAGGTCACCTCGACCTGgtccgaggaggagaagcaagtggcagagctgctcaagctcgaCTTCATGAAGTCTGCCGTCAACCTGCCCAAAGCTGCGCGCGACAAGTTCGTTGAGCTCTCTTCGCACATTAGCGACGTCGGCTCGGCATTTGTTCAAGGCATGGAGCCAGAGCGCAAAGCCGTCACGCTGCCGTCTCATCGCTTCTACGGCTTATACCCCGGCCTCGCCGCATCGCTCAAGACCCGgtccaacatctccatccccaCCACCGGCTCCGAGGCCGCGGCCGCCCTGCAGAGCGTCTACGATGAGGAGACGCGGAAGGAAATCTATCTCGCCCAGCGAAGAGCCTCAGGCCGGACCATCAAGCTCCTGGAGACAATGCTGAAGCTTCGAGCCGAGCTGGCTAACCTCGCCGGCTTCCAGAGCCACGGACACATGGCATTGAAGGACCGAATGATGGCCAAATCGCCCGCCTCAGTGATGGAATTTCTGCTTGCCCTGAGAGACCACAACGCTCCCATCATCCAGCACGAACTCAGCGAGTTGACTCAGAAGAAGCGCGAGAGGCTCGCCATGCAGGATGCCACCCTCCAGGCCTGGGACAGAGACTTTTACATGGAGCAGATCAGGGCCGAGATGCGATCTCGAGTCCGGTTCGACGACCATCTCACGGCCTACTTCTCCGTCGGCACCGTCATCCAAGGCCTGTCCCGCCTATTCGATCGTCTCTACGGCATCCGCCTTGTCCCGCGAGAGACGCTCCCAGGCGAAACGTGGCATCCAGACGTCAAGCGCCTCGACGTGGTGTCTGACAACGGCGGCCAAGTCGCCGTCCTGTACTGCGACCTCTTCTACCGCCCGCAAAAGTCGCCAAACCCGGCACACTTCACCGTCCGATGCTCCCGCGAGATCCTCCCCGACGAAGTCGAAGAAGCCGGCCTGGACCTCAGTTCCCCCAACACACCAGCTTTCGAATCCGCCGAGCAGGCCGCCAACGACGGCATGGAAATCTCCACGCACGACGGCACCCTGAAGCAGCTCCCCACCATTGCCCTCGTATGCGATTTCCCCAAGAACGACAACGCCAAAGAGCCCgccttcctctccttctacTCGGTCGAGACACTCTTCCACGAAATGGGCCACGCCATCCACTCCATCCTCGCGCGCACATCCTTCCAAAACGTCTCCGGCACCCGCTGCGCCACCGACTTCGCCGAGCTCCCCTCCACCCTCATGGAGCACTTCGCCGCCGACCGCACcgtcctctccctcttcgccCGCCACTGGAAGACCGACAAGCCCCTGCCCTACGACCTCGTCGCCGAGCGCATCCGCGTCTCCAAGCGCTTCGAAGGCATCGACACCGAGCACCAGATCCTCCTCGCCATGGTCGACCAGGCCTACCACTCTCCGGAAGTcacttcctcctcttccttcgACTCCACGGCCGCCTTCCACGACATCCAGCACCGCTTCGCCCACGGGCCCCGCGACCCCCCCCGAGACCCGCTGGCAGGGCTTCTTCGGCCACCTGCACAGCTACGGCAGCACCTACTACAGTTACCTCTTTGA
- a CDS encoding uncharacterized protein (EggNog:ENOG41), whose translation MASSDQSTPTKVGILSLGDMGAGIARLLIAHGFPVATNGQNRSEDTLERARNAKVELLSSDLELVQQCSVIFSVVPPRDAEATAQRIVDALSGGSHEETIYYVDLNAVAPSTCKSIVSLFEKARVPVKFIDACILGGPPSLKDSSSQEGTEAAWDQPSIPISGPHSLSALPDGERLTSVLQLRSISPEIGAASGLKMCFASLTKGFTALVTQSFTTAHRLGVTDELKRELGIMVPAMLTRAEKGVVGMPPKAYRWVREMEEISKTFHEEGHWDRTVFEGIAGIYKAVAEDGVLGQEKIGKRKRGTSIDDVAALMAEGLERKKKKTE comes from the exons ATGGCTTCTTCAGATCAGAGCACACCGACCAAAGTCGGCATTTTATCACTGGGTGATATGGGCGCTGGCATTGCCAGGCTCTTAATTGCTCATGGATTTCCCGTAGCTACCAATGGCCAGAATCGAAG CGAGGATACACTCGAAAGAGCCCGCAACGCCAAGGTTGAGCTGCTCTCGTCAGATTTAGAGCTCGTGCAGCAGTGCTCCGTCATCTTCTCGGTGGTGCCGCCGCGAGATGCTGAAGCCACGGCTCAGCGAATCGTCGATGCGCTGTCAGGCGGCTCTCACGAGGAAACAATCTACTATGTTGACCTAAACGCCGTGGCGCCCTCAACGTGTAAGAGCATCGTGTCCTTGTTCGAAAAGGCGAGAGTGCCCGTCAAGTTCATCGATGCCTGCATCCTGGGTGGACCTCCCAGCCTGAAAGATTCCAGTAGCCAAGAGGGCACAGAGGCCGCGTGGGATCAGCCTAGCATTCCCATCTCGGGGCCTCACTCGCTATCAGCGCTGCCGGATGGAGAAAGGCTCACGTCAGTCTTACAGCTGCGCTCTATTTCGCCCGAGATTGGCGCGGCCAGCGGTCTCAAGATGTGCTTTGCGTCGCTGACAAAGGGCTTCACGGCGCTGGTTACGCAGTCCTTTACGACGGCGCATCGCCTTGGGGTGACGGATGAGCTGAAGCGGGAGCTGGGTATCATGGTGCCGGCCATGTTGACGAGGGCGGAAAAGGGTGTTGTAGGGATGCCGCCAAAGGCCTATCGCTGGgtgagggagatggaggagatttCCAAGACGTTCCATGAGGAGGGCCATTGGGATAGGACGGTGTTTGAGGGCATCGCGGGAATTTATAAAGCAGTCGCGGAAGACGGGGTACTTGGACAGGAGAAGAttggaaagagaaagagggggaCGAGCATAGATGATGTTGCAGCGTTGATGGCCGAGGGCTTAgaacgaaagaagaagaagactgaGTAG
- a CDS encoding uncharacterized protein (EggNog:ENOG41) gives MEAEERRNRRRRQERVAIPLSQFGSMARLGGSESGSNPVSRQPSGSETHDEISPQMGYFPPPSGSRPRPKSTISTSRPTSFHEEPPRDPFKYQTAGPRAATNAAPKRHGSGQSDLSSMSRQGRPESVSEWSRQGSSRRQSSDDTSEELALVEERTSRTESSSRTAKGREEIVVEVEVESPSGPERAPSRTRSTTRKKSDPAPTRRTVSSRTGTGTSGASAGVRRKKRE, from the coding sequence atggaggcggaggagcgAAGAAATCGCCGGCGTCGCCAAGAGCGCGTGGCCATACCGCTTTCTCAGTTTGGGTCAATGGCTCGACTGGGAGGTTCTGAATCCGGTTCCAATCCGGTATCAAGACAGCCCTCGGGAAGCGAGACGCATGACGAAATTTCTCCTCAGATGGGATACTTTCCCCCTCCATCCGGTTCACGCCCTCGGCCAAAGTCTACAATTTCTACATCGCGGCCAACCAGCTTCCATGAGGAGCCTCCCAGGGACCCCTTCAAGTACCAAACAGCTGGCCCTCGCGCCGCTACAAATGCTGCTCCCAAGCGTCATGGCTCTGGACAGTCTGATTTAAGTTCCATGTCACGACAGGGTCGACCTGAGTCCGTGTCTGAGTGGAGCCGGCAAGGTTCGTCTAGACGGCAGAGCTCTGATGATACAAGCGAAGAACTGGCATTGGTAGAGGAACGGACAAGCAGAACGGAGAGTTCGAGCAGAACAGCAAAgggcagagaagaaatcgTGGTCGAGGTCGAGGTTGAATCTCCTTCCGGGCCTGAACGGGCGCCATCTCGCACGCGCTCGACAACCAGGAAGAAGTCTGACCCGGCACCAACGAGAAGGACAGTATCAAGTAGGACAGGCACTGGGACTTCGGGGGCTTCTGCAGGCGTACGAAGGAAGAAGCGGGAATAG
- a CDS encoding uncharacterized protein (CAZy:GT62) produces MARPLGSVRLKKANSSTLLLGAVLCIFIIIFLVSPSSPASAGRLSNIVSAQHHLSPPTSPYKSSRSGVQGPPPVTRYDLNKVTVTPDPIKNQEHILVLTPMARFYQEYWDNLLRLSYPHELITLGFILPKTKEGNQATAALQQQIQKIQNHGAEKDRFKSIIILRQDFDPAVVSQDESERHKLGNQKARREIMAKARNSLLFTTLGPATSWVLWLDADIVESPPDPDPRSRLPRQARHRCELLPEILRPRNQKDG; encoded by the coding sequence ATGGCTCGACCCTTGGGGTCAGTCCGCCTCAAGAAGGCCAATTCCTCGACCCTCCTCCTGGGTGCTGTACTCTGCATCTTCATAATCATCTTCCTTGTTTCGCCGTCAAGTCCTGCCTCCGCTGGCAGGCTGTCCAACATTGTCTCGGCCCAACATCATTTGTCGCCCCCTACGTCGCCGTACAAGAGCTCGCGATCAGGCGTTCAAGGACCCCCGCCGGTTACGCGATATGACCTCAACAAAGTTACGGTCACGCCCGATCCCATCAAGAACCAGGAGCACATCCTCGTTCTGACGCCAATGGCCAGATTCTACCAAGAGTATTGGGACAATCTCCTGCGATTGAGCTACCCCCACGAGCTGATTACTTTGGGCTTCATCTTGCCCAAGACGAAGGAGGGGAACCAGGCCActgcggcgctgcagcagcagattcaaAAGATACAGAACCATGGCGCAGAGAAGGATCGGTTCAAGAGCATCATCATTCTGCGCCAAGACTTTGACCCTGCTGTTGTGTCTCAGGACGAATCCGAGCGCCACAAGCTGGGTAACCAAAAGGCTCGCCGCGAGATCATGGCCAAGGCTCGCAATTCACTGCTCTTCACGACGCTAGGCCCGGCTACATCCTGGGTGCTGTGGCTCGATGCCGACATTGTCGAGTCTCCCCCCGACCCTGATCCAAGATCTCGCCTCCCACGACAAGCCCGTCATCGTTGCGAACTGCTACCAGAAATACTACGACCCCGAAACCAAAAAGATGGCTGA
- a CDS encoding uncharacterized protein (EggNog:ENOG41~TransMembrane:1 (o455-477i)) produces MRYCRKPSTSPSGWNTPPLSQDLVALMTGNWGGGLTAMQHPMNYLELLDAFPVGDTTETFCYGRMSADVFLMEQGRENKQLRFPCMVSLVRPSRQNGLIFVVSSQDGNIQLPIQDRSKGTGPSWEDIRWRPETSSFDLRLPRGFKLALHLSQSDYKMLYNMYDYATKLQATLQPRPDEQVVFRNTLRSFQYLDADPNSRAFPKESIPSCDLALFEKLRKENGPQGQRTWHTGFRIAIVTGPKTRTACGVSHSYPPPLPVQFGFFRAEGDLPAFSVKFENGRQKGRMVMVFGDEKERNRFHSLLTGTSVEPGEKVFADVPIAGVTIAQSLREPLGMSPFSRLQWKAGRVVNDEYGSEGEEAPTVLADRLRIVLEHQYGTITDRINVEPGELRMRLEVSNARVLKLLRQPQADMTIAIAESQVGKDVPRNMWDSLQLIKMNQTIRSIEFNNLKDLHAFQYAVFGFEVIFDSLAVTFAIARRRMVVPIHKKWEAGYTRIQVIKQEDKQLQLLAFFEEFSHGHCMNFVLKQTDLYEAFHRSGKSGIRFIDAKFPLPRLPADKDGDYDDMAFVCLDLPDLPGEHDDISIMFENEEDRDRLAQCLPAPIKGSSRISRVK; encoded by the exons ATGCGGTACTGCCGCAAACCATCGACAAGTCCATCTGGGTGGAATACCCCCCCTCTCAGCCAGGATCTGGTGGCTTTGATGACGGGCAACTGGGGCGGCGGCCTCACCGCGATGCAGCACCCTATGAATTATCTGGAGCTACTGGACGCATTCCCCGTAGGTGATACGACAGAGACGTTTTGCTATGGGAGAATGTCGGCGGATGTGTTCTTGATGgagcaaggcagagagaacAAGCAGCTACGCTTCCCCTGCATGGTTTCCTTGGTGCGACCCAGCAGGCAGAATGGACTCATCTTTGTGGTATCTAGCCAAGATGGCAATATCCAGCTACCTATCCAAGACCGAAGCAAAGGAACCGGGCCATCGTGGGAAGATATCCGCTGGAGGCCTGAGACTTCTTCCTTTGATCTGCGCCTGCCGCGTGGCTTCAAGCTGGCCTTGCACTTATCCCAGAGTGATTACAAGATGCTTTACAACATGTACGACTACGCCACGAAGCTCCAGGCGACTCTCCAGCCTCGGCCAGACGAACAAGTTGTGTTTCGAAACACCCTCCGATCGTTTCAGTACCTGGATGCGGATCCCAACTCCCGTGCTTTCCCCAAGGAATCGATACCTTCTTGCGATTTAGCCCTCTTTGAAAAACTCCGAAAAGAGAACGGCCCTCAGGGCCAACGGACCTGGCACACCGGGTTCCGCATTGCAATTGTCACAGGACcaaagacgaggacggcTTGTGGAGTGTCTCACTCCTATCCTCCCCCGCTGCCTGTGCAGTTTGGATTCTTCAGGGCTGAGGGAGACTTGCCTGCCTTTTCGGTCAAATTTGAAAATGGCCGGCAAAAGGGACGCATGGTCATGGTGTTTGGTGACGAAAAGGAGCGGAATCGCTTCCACTCTTTACTCACGGGTACATCTGTAGAGCCCGGCGAGAAAGTGTTCGCCGATGTGCCAATTGCCGGCGTCACCATTGCCCAAAGCCTTCGCGAGCCGCTTGGCATGTCGCCATTCAGCCGACTGCAGTGGAAAGCAGGCAGAGTCGTGAATGACGAGTACGGCTctgagggagaggaggccCCTACGGTACTCGCAGACAGACTGAGGATTGTTCTGGAGCATCAGTATGGCACGATTACGGACAGAATCAATGTTGAGCCTGGCGAATTACGCATGCGCTTGGAGGTTAGCAACGCTAGAGTGCTTAAGCTGCTTCGCCAACCCCAGGCGGATATGACTATTGCCATTGCAGAATCGCAAGTGGGCAAGGACGTGCCGAGGAACATGTGGGACTCGCTGCAGCTTATCAAGATGAACCAGACGATACGATCAATCGAATTCAACAACCTCAAGGACCTCCATGCCTTCCAGTACGcagtctttggctttgaagTCATTTTTGATTCGCTGGCAGTGACCTTTGCCATTGCGCGACGCCGCATGGTTGTGCCCATCCACAAGAAGTGGGAGGCAGGATACACCAGAATCCAGGTCATCAAGCAAGAGGacaagcagctgcagctgttgGCATTTTTCGAAGAGTTTAGCCATGGACATTGTATGAATTTTGTGTTGAAGCAAACAGATCTGTACGAGGCCTTCCACAGGAGCGGCAAATCAGGCATCAGGTTTATTGATGCCAAGTTTCCTCTCCCGCGGCTGCCGGCCGACAAGGATGGGGATTATGATGATATGGCCTTTGTTTGCCTGGATCTACCGGACTTGCCGGGTGAGCATGACGATATATCGATCATGTTTGAAAACGAAGAAG ACCGAGATCGCCTTGCGCAGTGTCTTCCAGCCCCTATAAAGGGCTCCTCGAGAATATCACGAGTGAAATGA
- a CDS encoding uncharacterized protein (EggNog:ENOG41) codes for MHEQYGPIVRISPYEVHIKDADFCVEAFSPVKKLDKYGWWYRVFGGPGATVSTEHHDVHRSRRATFKNLLSPVAVRGFVPTILEKVKQAGLIMSHHAQMGRPINMSNLYRCIAADTVSAYALPASLNLLDSEDLGEEFQSGLRLFFEAATTMRFLGFLQPLMMMMPDIIFKRLLSDPAKSLIKLIRRLEACVDETIQRPSDMEKSRSCLIECIKTNKYREQGDFRERLLQEAEQFIVAGTETTGYALSVTTFYILQNADIQKKLRQELVDAQISLNEDDLDITVLQNLPYLSAIITEGLRFAHGVGSRLPRVNKTGDVQYRQWRIPAGVPVSMTSRLHHEDPQLFPEPLTFRPDRWLQPDSKQLRKYLSPFGLGSRICPGMHLAFSEIYIAIAYIFTHFNVENNGTTKEDLISVHDLGAPFPKRDSKGLQVTLQLR; via the exons ATGCACGAACAATATG GACCAATTGTGCGCATTAGTCCATACGAAGTGCATATAAAAGATGCTGATTTCTGCGTGGAAGCATTCTCTCCGGTCAAAAAGCTGGACAAATATGGCTGGTGGTACAGAGTCTTTGGTGGACCTGGTGCAACCGTCAGTACCGAACATCACGATGTGCACAGAAGTCGACGCGCAACGTTCAAAAACCTGCTATCTCCAGTTGCTGTCAGAGGCTTCGTGCCCACCATTCTTGAAAAAGTGAAGCAGGCCGGCCTCATCATGAGCCATCACGCTCAAATGGGAAGGCCGATAAACATGTCAAACTTGTACCGGTGTATAGCAGCGGATACGGTGTCGGCATATGCCTTGCCGGCTTCGCTGAACTTGCTTGACTCTGAAGATTTAGGCGAAGAATTCCAATCTGGCTTGAGATTATTCTTCGAGGCAGCTACTACGATGCGCTTTCTCGGATTTCTTCAGCccctgatgatgatgatgcccgATATCATTTTCAAGCGATTGTTGAGCGACCCCGCGAAATCACTAATAAAACTAATCAGA AGATTGGAGGCTTGCGTCGATGAGACGATCCAAAGGCCGTCTGACATGGAGAAATCACGCTCGTGTCTCATTGAATGTATCAAGACCAACAAGTATAGAGAACAAGGAGACTTCCGTGAGCGCTTACTGCAAGAGGCAGAGCAATTTATTGTTGCTGGTACCGAGACGACTGGCTACGCATTATCCGTCACTACCTTTTATATCCTTCAAAATGCAGATATTCAAAAGAAGCTACGCCAAGAACTCGTCGACGCACAGATCAGCCTAAACGAGGACGATCTCGACATTACAGTTCTTCAGAATTTGCCGTACTTG TCTGCTATTATTACGGAAGGGCTTCG ATTCGCTCATGGCGTTGGCTCAAGGCTGCCCAGAGTAAACAAAACTGGCGACGTACAGTATCGCCAATGGCGCATACCTGCTGGT GTACCTGTGAGCATGACATCAAGGCTTCACCATGAAGATCCGCAGCTCTTCCCGGAACCGCTCACTTTTCGTCCGGATCGATGGCTTCAGCCAGACAGTAAACAACTAAGAAAATATCTCAGCCCATTTGGCCTTGGGTCAAGGATATGCCCTGGAATGCA CTTGGCGTTCTCTGAGATATATATTGCAATTGCGTATATCTTTACTCACTTTAATGTGGAAAACAATGGCACGACGAAAGAGGATCTGATTTCTGTTCACGATTTGGGAGCGCCATTTCCCAAACGAGATTCCAAGGGGCTCCAAGTCACTCTGCAGCTTAGATAA